A window of Oryza glaberrima chromosome 2, OglaRS2, whole genome shotgun sequence genomic DNA:
CCATCACGAGTTTCTGCAATAATAACAGCTACATCAGGTGGTATAAGGGCCCTGTCTAAGAGTATGGATCTTACTGAAAAAGATATCGGTACCCTCTCCTCGGCAGCATCATCTCCTGGGATTTCACCAAGTGTGTCAGTATCAAGTATGTCTAATGCTACATCACAAACTACAGCAAAGTCAACACGAGGACTTTCACCTAGAAGAACATCAACATCTATTGGCAGTGGTGCTTTATCAAGAAACATCGATTTGCCAGAAAATGATAAGAGACCGGCCTCCTCATCAGCTTCACTGAGGGGAAATTCGCCAAGAAGGCGACTTGCCTCTGACAGTGTTAATGCTGTTGTGAAAAACATAGATTTTGCTGAGAAGGATAGCAGAGCAGCCATTTCATCGACTTCATCTCGAGGGTTTTCCCCAAGAAGACGACTTGCCTCTGATGGCCTTGATGCAATATCAAGAAGCACAGATTTTTCTGACAAAGATAGCAGACCATCCACATCCTCATCATCTGCACAACGTGGGATTTCTCCACTAAGAAGGCTTACCATATCAAAGGGCACGGACTTTACTGATAAATCTTACAGGCCATCGACCTCTTCAGCTGCATCACGAGGTGTTTCACCAAGGACTCGATTAGCATCTGACAGTGCTGGTAATATATTAAAGAGCATGGATTTGGCTGATAGAGACAATAAACCATCAACCTCGTCTGCCTCATTACGTGGTATGTCACCAAGAAGGCGGCTTGCATCTGATGGCATTTCAAAAaacatcaccttcactgaaaaGGACGACAGAACTATGCCCTCTTCAGTTGCATCTCAAGAGATCTCAACAATAAGACGTCTTCCATCTGACGGTGCTGACAGTATATCAAAGAATATAGACCTTCCTGAAAAAGTTACCCGACCTGCTACCTCTGCTGCGTCACGGGGCCTTTCACCAAGAAGACGACTTGCCTCTGATGGTGTCAATGCTATATCAAAGAGCATCGATCTTGCTGACAAAGATACCGGACCTGCCAGGTCAACAGCTGCATTGCGAGGGGTTTCTCCACGTAGACAACTCGCCTCTGATCGTGTAGATTCTATATCAAAGAACACAGATTTTACTGAAAAAGATAAAGACACCAGACCTTCCACGTCGTCAGGAGCATCACGGGGGATTTCACCAAGACGACGACTTGCCTCTGATGGTGTAGATGATCTATCAAAAGGCATAAATTTTAGCCAAAAAAGTATCAGACCTTCCACCTCTTCAATGGCATCACGAGGGACTTCACCAAGAAGACGGCTTGCCTCGGACGGTGTTAATGCTTTACTGAAGAGCACAGATTTTACTGATAAGGACCACAGACCATCTACCTCATCAGCTGCACTACGGGGGATGTCACCCAGAAACAGGGTTACCTCCAAGTCCATCGATGCCAAAAGCCTGGATTTTTCAGACAAAGATAGCAGACCATTCACCCCATCAGGTGCATCGCAGGGAACTCTACAGGAAGTTGCCCTTGCTTCCGATGGCATTAATGCTCTGTCAGAAGCTGTGGATACTGCTGTCATAGGTAGTTTACAGTCCACGTCATCAGTTGAATCTGGTGAGACTTCAGATGCTAGACTTAATAATGGCTCCGGTACTGTTGTAAACAGGATCGATTTTGCTCAGGAAGTTAATATAGCAACCCCAGATGGTTGTAATGGTCATATTTCAGAAAGCATGGATTCTCATGACATAGGCACGTCTGCACCCTCAATGTCAATTACGTCACAAGAGCAATCACCAAGCAGAACTGTTTCTAATGGCCCTAAGACTCTCTCAGAGGATATCAATGccactaaaaaaaataacagagcAATGACAGTGAAGATTCCATCTCGAGGTGCTAGTCCAAGAAGGCGACTTGCATCTGAAGGCTTTGGTACTATATACAAAAGCATGGATTTTTCTGAGAAAGATAGGACATCCATAAACATGGCAACACCATCACGTGGAATGTCACCTAGAAGAACAGCAAGATCTGGTATTGTTGATATGTCAAAGAGTATGGATTTTTCTGAGAAATGCAATGGACCAATTTCCTCAATAGCTCCATCACATGTGGTTTCTGCAAGAAGAATACTGGGACCAGATGGTGCTAATGCCATGTCAAGAAGCATGGATCTGACTGATAAAATCAGACAACCAATCTCTTCAACTGTCCGGAAAATGTCTCTTGCTGATAGCAGAGCAAAAGCCCCTGACCTTTTGTCAGGTGACATCGAGAGTCCAGGTTCTGCCAATGGAAATGAAAGCCAAGAGGAGAATGCTGGTTCAAGCCTAGATGCACCTTCAAATGATTCAGAAAAATCTGCACCTCCGAAACGATTGGCCAGAACATTATCTTCACCATCACCAACAAAGGCTTCATTAATATCATCTTTTACCCCTAGGAGGATGCCGAGCCCATCGAGGAATAGACCTTCAACACCTGTCTCACCATGTAGTTCTACCAGGTCTGATTCTGCCTCTTCGATTCTTAGCTACATGGGCGATGTAACAAGAGGAAAGAGAAGCCCAAGTCACATGGAAGACGCCCATCAACTGCGCCTCCTATATAACAGGAGCTTGCAATGGCGCTTTACAAATGCTTACGTAGATGAAATGCAATCAGTTCAGAAGATGAGTGCTGAGGTAGATTTTGTTGCATCACATCTTTCCATTTCACTTGTGGTAGTATCAAAATTCATTTACCGgtaatcatatatttttattttgccaTGCCGTGCTAGTAGGTCAGAGAAAGCACCGTACTATTGCTTTGCCTAAATCTAAGCTCCCTTTTGTTCTGTGCTATTCTCATTTTTAAATGTGTTGAAGCGAATATAAGTCGAGTGTGATTCTTACTTGATTTATTCATTCGAACCAGACTATGCTCTACAGCGTATGGGATGCTAACTCCAGCCTGTGCGATTCTATGGTTATGAAAAGGAGTTATGTTCAAAGGCTGCGACAGGAGGTCAAGCTAGGAGTTGTGTTGAAAGAGCAAGTAAGATTTGTTGAGATCTATGATATATGTTATTCCATTATCATATTGGCAGAATCAGATATCTTTTATTTTGCTGATCATTGGAGGGCAGTTATTTTATTTCGTTACTTAGTCTAATACACGCAGTCTGATTTTTAAAGGGTCATAGAATATCTTACAAAGTGGCATTCTGTTTAAAACACCAGTTAACTTCTCGCATCCAAAGAAATGTGTTCTAGCTAAATGTAGCAGCAGATCAAGTAATCCTGTCCTGACAAAATTATATCAAAAGACCAATCCTGAACTTTTTTTCTGATCATGCTTGGTTGGTTGAGATGTGGAAATATAATGATTATGCAGACAAATGGGACATTATATATATCCCCATTCCAAACCATGTCAATTCCTGTACTAGTTTTTTTGTTGAGCAAACCCCAAAGTTTGAATACGGGAGATGCAATAGTGCCCACTATTCTTTCACACAAGCTAAaactaataatattttaatgttgCATGCCTCCTTAATTTTGACCTCACTATTCTATGTTATGTTACCATGAAGCAGATGGACTACCTTACTCACTGGGCAGCATTGGAAACAGAACATTCTACTTCTTTATCTAGTGCAATTGAAGCTCTTAGAGCAAGCACACTACGGCTTCCAGTTACAGGAGGAGCAAAGGTATCATGATACCCTATTAACATTAGTAGACTTAAcacctactacctccgtttcaggttataagactttctagcattgcccacattcatatagatgttaatgaatctaggcacacatatatgtctagattcattaacatatatatgaatgtgggcaatgctagaaagccttataatatgaaacagaggaagtaaatATCATGATTCCTGTGGTCTTATGGGGAAATATAACTTAGATTCATGCTAAACAAGTGTTCTTTTCTATGTTTATTTTTGCTGTTTTGTCTGTGAAATATGAAGTGATGCTTATGATGTACCTTTTGCAGGCTGACGTTTTTACCGTTAAGAATGCTGTCAGTTCAGCAGTTGACATTATGCAAGCAATGGGCTCATCTGTCTGCTACTTGTTATCAAAGGTAGAACTAAAAGACCCACATTTGGTGAAATTGGTGTGTTTTAGCATATGCAAAAtgagttgtttgttttgttttgatgatGGCTCCCCAGTGACCACTATAACTTTATGACCGCATAGGCACATAGGCTAATAAAATGATAGTACTGTTCTTTTTGTAAATATCCTAGGTAAAGTGGCATTGCTTGATCAGGTAGCCATTCCATCATACGTTGCAAATTTGCGATAGACGCTGTGGAGGTTATGATGATTTGAGTTTTGATAGCGTAGTTTGTGGTGTAACGAGGCCTCATGATAATACCTGTAAGAGGGTAGATGACATTATGATAGTCTTTTAGCTAATCCAGTCCAGATCTGATAAATCACAGTAAACTATGGAGTAAATTGTACTATGCTGAATTGCCACAAATTATCGACCTCATTCTGGTTACAGTCTTTGCTatgtaatttaatttattagtgtCAGTGCCATGTGTTAATTAATCATTTCCGATAAAACAGTACTCTCTGGTTATGTTCTGGACTTCTAGTCTATCTAATCATTGGCTTATGTTCTGCAGTTACAGGCTACACACTCTCTGGTTACAGAACTTTCAGCCGTTGCTGCCAATGAAAGCTCCATGCTCAATGAGTATAGAGAACTCTTAGGTACCGCGGCAGCCCTACAGGTACGCCTTGGTTTTCTTGTCCATATCATTATCTTTCTCTGTTTCTGCAAGGTCAGGATTTCTAGGAATCTAGGACAAAAAATGGACTTGTTCCTAATGTAACAAATAGATGCATATTCATATAGAATTATAGGCTGCTTCAAGTTGTGGATGTACCTGATACCAAAAGAAGGATGTTTTTTCTGTTCAGTTTAACTTAAACCCTACCTTTTCTCTGAACAGGTCCTAGAGTCCAGCCTAAGGACACAACTCATACAAGAAACTGAGTGAACAGCTTAATGCATGTATGTCTAACTAAGAAGAATAGAATGTAGAGGTAACACCATTCATTAGTTTCAGTAGCTGACTGTGTATCTTCATGCTCTCTCGCCCCACTTCCTattccttttttccccttttctagTTAGGTGTTTTCCCATTTCTTCTTTTGTACTTCCTGCATGCCCCTTTTCTGTCTCTACAATTTACATGGAAGAGAAGTGCATCAACACGAAATCATGGATCAATCCATGGTGACGAGCCTGTCAATGTTTTATTTATAGCGGCCTACAAACTGAGGACGCCAACGTCCTGAAACT
This region includes:
- the LOC127761134 gene encoding uncharacterized protein LOC127761134 is translated as MDACGIRAPGDVLLRKSELSSAAAAAKNYGNGHDDAAVRRKAAAGSPATPRRHPSPNAGRSSAAAAEAAGSQARRSQSTERRPATPSRLSPGGSRAAAPSSRISAPTSPSSAPSSPSSSSSSSSTPVRDAVAAESQSAPRRLAGGRAPPDGLWPSMRSLSSSLQLEAKGKRSNGGSADQAKARDAGDRKRSPSRGRSAAEQQPENPHAKVIDHHRWPAMMGGRVSVSAMSRSVDLTDKISRPALSSIPSRGVSPKKATMASATNALTRSIDLADKIDRLVSLSVSSPRTPTASNGTADESKSMSVSKGTKPAAVAIPSRVSAIITATSGGIRALSKSMDLTEKDIGTLSSAASSPGISPSVSVSSMSNATSQTTAKSTRGLSPRRTSTSIGSGALSRNIDLPENDKRPASSSASLRGNSPRRRLASDSVNAVVKNIDFAEKDSRAAISSTSSRGFSPRRRLASDGLDAISRSTDFSDKDSRPSTSSSSAQRGISPLRRLTISKGTDFTDKSYRPSTSSAASRGVSPRTRLASDSAGNILKSMDLADRDNKPSTSSASLRGMSPRRRLASDGISKNITFTEKDDRTMPSSVASQEISTIRRLPSDGADSISKNIDLPEKVTRPATSAASRGLSPRRRLASDGVNAISKSIDLADKDTGPARSTAALRGVSPRRQLASDRVDSISKNTDFTEKDKDTRPSTSSGASRGISPRRRLASDGVDDLSKGINFSQKSIRPSTSSMASRGTSPRRRLASDGVNALLKSTDFTDKDHRPSTSSAALRGMSPRNRVTSKSIDAKSLDFSDKDSRPFTPSGASQGTLQEVALASDGINALSEAVDTAVIGSLQSTSSVESGETSDARLNNGSGTVVNRIDFAQEVNIATPDGCNGHISESMDSHDIGTSAPSMSITSQEQSPSRTVSNGPKTLSEDINATKKNNRAMTVKIPSRGASPRRRLASEGFGTIYKSMDFSEKDRTSINMATPSRGMSPRRTARSGIVDMSKSMDFSEKCNGPISSIAPSHVVSARRILGPDGANAMSRSMDLTDKIRQPISSTVRKMSLADSRAKAPDLLSGDIESPGSANGNESQEENAGSSLDAPSNDSEKSAPPKRLARTLSSPSPTKASLISSFTPRRMPSPSRNRPSTPVSPCSSTRSDSASSILSYMGDVTRGKRSPSHMEDAHQLRLLYNRSLQWRFTNAYVDEMQSVQKMSAETMLYSVWDANSSLCDSMVMKRSYVQRLRQEVKLGVVLKEQMDYLTHWAALETEHSTSLSSAIEALRASTLRLPVTGGAKADVFTVKNAVSSAVDIMQAMGSSVCYLLSKLQATHSLVTELSAVAANESSMLNEYRELLGTAAALQVLESSLRTQLIQETE